A window from Chryseobacterium vaccae encodes these proteins:
- a CDS encoding prealbumin-like fold domain-containing protein, with protein sequence MNNSIKKYLWGTIAFLLGFSFMARAQKKIEYVLPTAEFNKQEAYKMLEEGTNTIQGNVSFKKRGYTNYPHYTDKVLLFPVTPHLLEYLELRKKYNSKRKQAALTKEAVMAKIETKTLDDKGNFEFVNLKPGKYYIVSWVAWEKVTSSQVQSGPVVANYNMLGQQMGGGYVPTETQYSSRGFEEEIGEFVEVAGDRKVIKVNMAR encoded by the coding sequence ATGAACAACAGTATAAAAAAGTATTTATGGGGAACTATTGCTTTTTTGCTTGGGTTTTCCTTTATGGCCAGGGCACAAAAGAAAATAGAATATGTTCTTCCCACAGCAGAATTCAATAAACAGGAAGCATATAAAATGCTTGAAGAAGGAACCAATACTATTCAGGGGAATGTTTCATTTAAAAAACGAGGGTATACCAATTATCCGCATTATACGGATAAGGTTTTGCTCTTTCCTGTAACGCCTCATCTTTTGGAGTATTTAGAACTGCGGAAAAAATATAACAGTAAAAGAAAGCAGGCGGCTCTGACAAAAGAAGCGGTTATGGCAAAAATAGAAACGAAAACCTTGGATGATAAAGGCAATTTTGAATTTGTTAATTTAAAACCAGGGAAATACTATATCGTGAGTTGGGTTGCCTGGGAAAAAGTAACGAGTTCTCAGGTACAGTCCGGACCTGTTGTTGCGAATTACAATATGCTTGGACAACAAATGGGAGGAGGTTATGTACCAACAGAAACACAGTATAGTTCAAGGGGGTTTGAAGAAGAAATAGGTGAATTTGTTGAGGTGGCGGGTGATCGTAAGGTAATTAAGGTAAACATGGCAAGATAA
- a CDS encoding bifunctional helix-turn-helix domain-containing protein/methylated-DNA--[protein]-cysteine S-methyltransferase: MSTQNQIDYNRIAKAIEYIQSNFRLQPNLDEVAEKVHLSPAHFQKIFTEWAGTSPKKFLQFISLEHAKNLLKEEKASLFDTAFETGFSSTSRLHDLFVKVEGMSPAEYKNGGKSLSINYSFSPSPFGSVMTASTEKGICYMAFEDDKETALGNLKHTFPNASFFEKQDALQQNALSIFNKDWTKLNTIKLHLKGTDFQLKVWESLLTIPMGKLSTYGSLAEKIGNPKASRAVGTAIGNNPVAFLIPCHRVIQSTGNIGGYKWGSDRKQLIVGWESSHLYS, from the coding sequence ATGTCCACACAAAATCAGATTGATTATAACAGAATTGCCAAAGCGATAGAATATATCCAAAGCAATTTCAGGCTTCAGCCTAATTTGGATGAAGTGGCAGAGAAAGTTCACCTGAGCCCGGCTCATTTTCAGAAAATATTTACGGAATGGGCAGGGACAAGTCCGAAAAAATTTTTGCAGTTCATCAGTCTTGAACATGCTAAAAATTTACTGAAGGAAGAAAAAGCAAGTTTATTCGATACTGCATTTGAGACAGGTTTCTCCAGCACAAGCAGGTTGCATGATCTTTTTGTGAAGGTAGAAGGAATGTCTCCGGCAGAATATAAAAACGGCGGAAAAAGCCTCAGCATCAATTACAGTTTTTCTCCAAGTCCTTTTGGATCTGTAATGACCGCTTCTACGGAAAAGGGGATCTGCTATATGGCTTTTGAAGACGATAAAGAAACAGCATTGGGGAATTTGAAACATACATTTCCCAATGCTTCTTTTTTTGAAAAACAAGATGCGCTTCAGCAGAATGCTCTGTCTATTTTCAATAAAGACTGGACAAAGCTCAACACCATTAAACTCCATTTAAAAGGCACCGATTTTCAACTTAAGGTTTGGGAAAGTTTATTAACCATTCCTATGGGAAAACTGTCTACTTACGGCAGTTTGGCAGAGAAAATAGGAAATCCAAAAGCCTCAAGAGCAGTCGGAACAGCAATCGGCAATAATCCGGTAGCCTTTCTTATTCCGTGTCATCGGGTGATTCAGTCTACAGGAAACATCGGAGGCTACAAATGGGGAAGTGATAGAAAACAACTTATTGTGGGCTGGGAAAGTTCACACCTATATTCCTGA
- the speB gene encoding agmatinase — translation MRTYAGIPEENATLENSKVMLVTVPYDGTSTWGKGADKGPELFLDASENMELYDIETQTEPYLQGVYLAGEVSEDSSPEAMTEAVYQKTKELLNNEGKVFTLFGGEHSVSIGSIRAVGEKFENLTVLQLDAHTDLRPEFHGSTSNHACAVFEANQKHNLVQVGIRSMDAEEAQYLPEGRVFFAHEIANNENWVNDVLEKVSGNVYITIDLDAFDPSIAPSTGTPEPGGLAWYPTLELLRKVFEKCNVVAFDIVELMDSPMAKPTAFLAAKLYYKMLAYNDIYNNN, via the coding sequence ATGAGAACATACGCAGGAATTCCTGAAGAAAACGCAACGTTAGAGAACTCGAAAGTAATGCTGGTAACGGTTCCTTATGACGGAACTTCCACATGGGGAAAAGGAGCAGATAAAGGTCCTGAATTATTCTTAGATGCTTCTGAAAATATGGAGCTTTATGATATTGAAACACAGACAGAACCTTATCTTCAGGGAGTTTATTTAGCAGGAGAAGTTTCTGAAGATTCTAGTCCTGAAGCGATGACAGAGGCGGTTTATCAGAAAACAAAAGAGCTTTTGAATAACGAAGGTAAAGTATTCACTCTTTTTGGTGGTGAGCACTCTGTTTCTATTGGTTCTATCCGTGCAGTAGGAGAGAAATTTGAAAATTTAACGGTTCTTCAGCTGGATGCTCACACAGACTTACGTCCTGAGTTCCATGGTTCTACTTCCAACCACGCCTGTGCTGTTTTTGAAGCAAATCAGAAACATAACCTGGTGCAGGTGGGAATCCGTTCTATGGATGCAGAAGAAGCACAATATCTGCCGGAAGGAAGAGTATTTTTTGCTCACGAGATTGCTAACAATGAAAATTGGGTAAATGATGTGTTGGAAAAAGTTTCAGGGAATGTGTATATCACAATTGACCTTGATGCTTTTGATCCTTCAATTGCCCCTTCTACAGGTACTCCTGAACCAGGTGGATTAGCATGGTATCCAACATTGGAACTGTTAAGAAAAGTATTTGAAAAATGTAATGTGGTAGCTTTTGATATTGTAGAATTAATGGATTCTCCAATGGCTAAACCAACTGCTTTCCTGGCAGCGAAGCTATATTATAAAATGCTTGCTTACAACGATATTTATAACAATAACTAA
- a CDS encoding HAD family hydrolase, translating into MSLKAVLFDMDGVIVDTEPLHRKAYFKTFDELEIAVSEDLYTSFTGASTKRVCETLIQQYHLPHTHEAIAAIKRAHFKDYFDNDDEFDLIPGVRELIMHYHENGVKLILASSATMTTINMVFEKFGLEKYFSGKISGADLKESKPHPEVFLLAAEMAGESTESCMVIEDSTNGILAAHRAKIFCSAYRSPHSKNQDYTLADVVVSDYEDLQIDKISKYF; encoded by the coding sequence ATGTCCTTAAAAGCTGTTCTTTTCGATATGGATGGGGTGATTGTAGATACAGAACCATTGCATAGAAAAGCTTATTTCAAAACGTTTGATGAACTGGAAATCGCTGTTTCCGAAGACCTGTACACCTCTTTTACCGGAGCCTCTACCAAGAGAGTCTGTGAAACATTGATTCAGCAGTATCATTTACCTCATACCCACGAAGCCATTGCGGCCATCAAAAGGGCTCATTTTAAAGATTATTTTGATAACGATGATGAGTTTGACTTAATTCCCGGGGTAAGAGAACTGATTATGCATTACCATGAAAACGGGGTTAAACTGATTCTTGCTTCCTCGGCAACAATGACTACCATCAATATGGTTTTTGAAAAATTCGGACTTGAAAAATACTTTAGCGGAAAGATAAGCGGTGCCGATTTAAAAGAATCCAAACCTCATCCTGAAGTTTTCCTATTAGCCGCTGAAATGGCTGGTGAATCCACTGAAAGCTGTATGGTTATAGAAGACTCCACGAACGGAATTCTTGCCGCACACAGAGCAAAAATCTTCTGCTCGGCCTACAGAAGTCCCCATTCCAAAAATCAGGATTACACATTGGCTGATGTTGTGGTTTCTGATTATGAAGACCTTCAGATTGATAAAATTTCAAAATATTTTTAA
- a CDS encoding type III PLP-dependent enzyme domain-containing protein: MKIKYSELIDQTLYFPTEEFNVSENNLLFHDIPLMEVVEKFGTPLKISYLPRISQNIQKAKSWFKEAFEKTEYKKNYTYCYCTKSSHFNFVLEEALKNDISIETSSAYDMDIVKSLYNKGKVNKDIEVICNGFKTDDYLTKISDMINSGFENITPILDNYRELDKLTESIDSTFNIGIRIASEEEPKFEFYTSRLGIGYKDIIPYYSQKIAEHPNARLKMLHFFINTGIKDTSYYWNELYKCLRVYARLKKIAPEVDSLNIGGGFPIKTSLNFDYDYQYMVEEIVSQIKKFCEEEGVEEPNIYTEFGSFTVGESGANLYKIISQKRQNDREKWNMIDSSFMTTLPDTWAISRHFIMLPLNRWEDTYERVFLGGLTCDSDDYYNSEQHTNAIYLPVFSDTKPLYIGFFHTGAYQETIGGYGGVHHCLMPQPRHVLIQKDENGELQYEIFREKQEPEDVLRLLGYK, encoded by the coding sequence ATGAAAATAAAGTACTCGGAACTTATTGATCAGACATTATATTTTCCTACTGAAGAATTTAATGTTTCTGAGAACAATTTGTTATTTCACGATATTCCTTTGATGGAAGTCGTTGAAAAATTTGGCACTCCGCTAAAGATTAGCTACCTGCCGAGAATTTCTCAAAATATCCAGAAGGCGAAAAGCTGGTTTAAGGAAGCTTTTGAGAAAACCGAATATAAAAAGAATTATACCTACTGCTACTGTACCAAGTCCAGTCATTTCAATTTTGTTCTTGAAGAAGCTCTGAAAAACGATATTTCGATAGAAACGTCTTCCGCCTACGATATGGATATCGTAAAATCTCTTTACAATAAAGGAAAGGTAAACAAAGATATTGAAGTGATCTGTAACGGTTTCAAAACAGATGATTATCTGACCAAGATTTCAGATATGATCAATAGTGGTTTTGAAAACATTACTCCGATCCTAGATAATTATCGTGAACTGGATAAACTTACGGAAAGTATTGATTCAACTTTTAATATCGGGATCCGAATTGCGTCTGAGGAAGAACCTAAATTCGAATTTTATACCTCAAGATTAGGAATCGGATATAAGGACATTATCCCTTATTACAGCCAGAAAATTGCTGAACATCCTAACGCAAGACTGAAGATGCTTCACTTCTTCATCAATACAGGAATCAAAGATACTTCTTACTATTGGAACGAATTGTATAAATGTCTTCGTGTATATGCACGTCTTAAGAAGATTGCTCCGGAAGTGGATTCCCTGAACATTGGTGGAGGTTTCCCTATTAAAACTTCTTTGAATTTTGATTATGACTATCAGTATATGGTAGAAGAGATTGTATCTCAGATCAAAAAATTCTGTGAGGAAGAAGGGGTAGAAGAACCTAATATTTATACGGAATTCGGAAGCTTTACCGTTGGGGAGAGTGGTGCGAACCTATACAAGATTATCTCCCAGAAGCGTCAGAACGACAGAGAGAAATGGAATATGATTGATTCTTCATTCATGACCACACTTCCTGATACGTGGGCTATTTCGAGACACTTCATTATGCTTCCGCTGAACAGATGGGAAGATACTTATGAAAGAGTGTTTTTAGGTGGATTAACTTGTGATTCTGATGATTATTATAACTCTGAACAGCATACCAACGCCATTTATCTTCCTGTTTTCAGTGATACGAAGCCTCTTTATATCGGGTTTTTCCATACAGGGGCCTATCAGGAAACCATTGGAGGATACGGTGGAGTACACCACTGCCTGATGCCTCAGCCAAGACACGTCCTGATCCAGAAAGATGAAAACGGAGAACTTCAGTATGAAATTTTCCGTGAAAAACAGGAACCGGAAGACGTTTTAAGACTTCTTGGATATAAATAA